A DNA window from Citrobacter tructae contains the following coding sequences:
- the lpp gene encoding murein lipoprotein Lpp: MNRTKLVLGAVILGSTLLAGCSSNAKIDQLSSDVQTLNAKVDQLSNDVNAMRSDVQAAKDDAARANQRLDNAATKYRK, translated from the coding sequence ATGAATCGTACTAAACTGGTACTGGGCGCGGTAATCCTGGGTTCTACTCTGCTGGCAGGTTGCTCCAGCAATGCTAAAATCGATCAGCTGTCTTCTGACGTTCAGACTCTGAACGCTAAAGTTGACCAGCTGAGCAACGACGTGAACGCAATGCGTTCCGACGTTCAGGCTGCTAAAGATGACGCAGCACGCGCTAACCAGCGTCTGGATAACGCAGCTACTAAATACCGTAAGTAA